A section of the Metabacillus endolithicus genome encodes:
- a CDS encoding 5'-nucleotidase C-terminal domain-containing protein encodes MMRQLFKKLFSSLLVLALILSTFLPVFSKSVKAENAFATDLFISEYIEGTSFNKAIEIYNGTGQTVDLSHYKVELYSNGSSTASQTLSLTGTLENGEVYVLAHNSDKTSTDISNKADIKNGTVINFNGDDAFALKKNDQLIDVIGTIGVRENFATDKTLVRNPNIHSGTTTYTPDQWTTYNSDTLTYLGSHTIDGTAPTDPGDGDTTDPEQPETGVLSIADAKQKTNQTVTIEGIVTADNSAIGGGKLSTFIQDETAGINIYASNAASFIELTEGKKVRVTGSITQYRGLAEIVPTSIVLIEENSTVPTAQSISLADLQDATISEPLEGKLVKVSGYVQSIPSSPAGGGYNVSLVDENYHSTTLRVMEEVGIENIEKGKWYEITAILSQYDSYQLIPRKQGDFTLLATQPEPPTAAGEYSAVVESVVDGDTIHITNPVLGSTKVRYVNMDTPETYHKVVTEADQNQLDFGNAAKAYMNTLLKAGDEIILKIGEEPTDAYGRLLAQVIRKSDNMNTNLEMVRKGYASSYFIWPVGSEEDYNAFQAAVKAAKDEGLGIWNPENLLMELPFEFRAREQGKGLLRYVGNSDNKEYVSPENWADVPVEKRIFFASTEEAEANGYTAATDSEPNENVKVQLLGVNDLHGKIDITGTNEGVNVGRADYLAAYLRQREATNPNTLIVHPGDMVGGSSPVSALLQDEPTVEIMESIGFDVGTVGNHEFDEGVSEMLRLINGGEHPNGTANYDGIDFPMIAANVSYKDTHELVLPPYAIEEVEGEKIGFIGVATTDTPNMIIANGNENVEFTDEVEAINKYVPELQEQGVEAIVVLSHVPGNQSGDDRATGDIANIANNVNDAVDVIFAAHNHVKLNAVVDNKLIVQAWEYGKAFVDVDLEIDPTTGDIIKKSAEIVDVVQSNIEPDAEVSAILEKYLNQVGPKLNEVIGQAATELTGGYAAKGEIGDNALGNLIADGMAYSMNSDFALMNGGGIRDDLNSGDITWNELFNIQPFGNTLVKLEVTGDDLRQIINSQFSSYGPDVSISGFRYTWDSSLGKYGQVVDLFLPNGERINPDETYTVTVNNYMYPHTNDKYLLAALGENPVQGPEDLQATVDFVKSFNGQPISYAAEGRISEVVAPTDTTAPVTEIQIPEANFTDGSFLEEVTVELSATDSESEVKSIEYNLDDSEWVPYVEAITLEAGEHKLSYRSIDSADNVEETKVTEILVQAATIDHTKKLVQASDAKKGVKVSILAQLEIAERNLERKRENKFSFLSWLFDYQAYDALKRLNDRIENYPDKLMSEDDRKDITTMLTYIVEHKAE; translated from the coding sequence ATGATGCGGCAATTGTTTAAAAAGTTGTTTAGTAGTTTGTTAGTTTTAGCATTGATTCTTTCAACGTTTTTACCAGTGTTTTCGAAAAGTGTTAAAGCAGAAAATGCTTTCGCAACAGATTTATTTATTTCGGAGTATATAGAAGGAACTTCCTTCAACAAAGCAATTGAAATTTATAATGGGACTGGCCAGACAGTTGATTTGTCTCATTATAAAGTTGAGCTTTATTCGAATGGTAGTTCTACTGCAAGTCAAACTCTATCATTAACAGGAACTCTTGAAAATGGTGAAGTTTATGTTTTAGCCCATAATAGTGATAAAACAAGTACAGACATTTCGAATAAAGCAGATATTAAAAATGGTACAGTAATAAATTTTAACGGCGATGATGCTTTTGCTTTGAAAAAAAATGATCAATTAATAGATGTAATCGGAACAATTGGAGTTAGAGAAAATTTTGCTACGGATAAAACACTTGTCAGAAACCCAAACATCCACTCTGGCACAACAACATACACACCTGACCAATGGACAACATACAATAGTGACACACTCACATACTTAGGCTCTCACACAATAGACGGCACAGCACCTACAGATCCAGGTGATGGCGATACTACCGATCCAGAACAACCTGAAACAGGTGTATTATCTATCGCTGATGCAAAGCAAAAAACAAACCAAACTGTAACAATTGAAGGAATAGTTACAGCTGATAACTCTGCTATTGGTGGAGGAAAACTATCTACCTTTATTCAAGATGAAACAGCAGGTATTAATATCTATGCATCTAATGCAGCAAGCTTTATTGAGCTTACAGAAGGTAAAAAAGTTCGTGTAACAGGATCAATTACTCAATATAGAGGCTTAGCGGAAATTGTACCAACCTCTATTGTATTAATTGAAGAAAACAGTACAGTTCCTACAGCCCAATCTATTTCTCTAGCGGATTTACAAGATGCAACAATTTCAGAGCCGCTTGAAGGAAAGTTAGTAAAAGTAAGCGGTTATGTTCAATCAATCCCTTCTTCCCCTGCTGGCGGTGGTTATAATGTGTCGCTAGTGGACGAAAACTATCATTCTACTACTCTTCGTGTAATGGAAGAGGTTGGAATTGAGAATATAGAAAAAGGTAAATGGTATGAAATCACAGCTATTTTAAGTCAGTACGATTCTTATCAGCTAATACCAAGAAAGCAAGGAGATTTCACATTATTAGCTACGCAACCAGAACCACCAACAGCAGCTGGCGAATATTCAGCAGTTGTAGAAAGTGTTGTGGATGGCGATACGATTCATATTACAAACCCTGTACTAGGTTCGACTAAAGTACGTTATGTGAATATGGATACACCTGAAACTTACCACAAAGTTGTAACTGAAGCAGATCAAAATCAATTAGACTTCGGAAATGCTGCTAAAGCATACATGAACACTTTATTAAAAGCTGGTGACGAAATTATACTAAAAATTGGTGAAGAACCAACTGATGCATATGGTCGTCTTCTCGCTCAAGTTATTCGTAAAAGTGATAACATGAACACCAACTTAGAAATGGTACGTAAAGGCTATGCATCCTCCTATTTTATTTGGCCGGTTGGTTCTGAAGAAGATTACAATGCTTTCCAAGCAGCTGTTAAAGCAGCAAAAGATGAAGGACTAGGAATCTGGAACCCTGAAAATCTATTAATGGAGCTACCATTCGAGTTTCGTGCAAGAGAACAAGGAAAAGGCTTACTGCGCTATGTTGGAAATTCTGATAATAAAGAATACGTTTCTCCTGAGAACTGGGCAGACGTACCTGTAGAAAAAAGAATTTTCTTTGCAAGCACCGAAGAAGCCGAAGCAAACGGTTATACAGCAGCAACTGATAGTGAACCGAACGAAAATGTTAAAGTTCAATTATTAGGTGTAAATGATTTACACGGAAAAATTGATATAACTGGCACTAATGAAGGAGTAAATGTCGGAAGAGCAGATTACCTCGCTGCCTATTTACGCCAGCGTGAAGCAACAAATCCTAATACATTAATCGTACACCCAGGTGATATGGTTGGAGGAAGTTCTCCAGTATCTGCTTTATTGCAGGACGAGCCTACAGTTGAAATTATGGAATCGATTGGCTTTGATGTTGGAACTGTTGGAAATCATGAATTTGACGAGGGTGTAAGTGAGATGCTTCGCCTCATTAATGGTGGGGAACATCCGAATGGTACGGCAAACTATGATGGAATTGATTTCCCTATGATTGCTGCTAACGTATCATATAAGGATACACACGAACTAGTTCTCCCTCCATACGCAATCGAAGAAGTTGAAGGAGAAAAGATTGGATTTATTGGTGTTGCAACAACGGATACACCAAATATGATTATTGCAAACGGAAACGAAAATGTTGAATTTACAGATGAAGTTGAAGCCATTAATAAATATGTTCCTGAACTGCAAGAGCAAGGTGTTGAAGCAATTGTCGTCCTTTCTCACGTTCCTGGAAATCAATCTGGCGATGATCGTGCAACAGGTGATATCGCAAACATAGCAAACAATGTAAATGATGCAGTCGATGTTATCTTCGCAGCTCATAACCATGTAAAGCTAAATGCGGTTGTTGATAACAAATTGATTGTCCAAGCATGGGAATATGGGAAAGCCTTTGTAGATGTTGATTTAGAGATAGACCCAACTACAGGAGATATTATTAAAAAATCAGCGGAAATTGTTGATGTTGTTCAAAGTAATATTGAGCCTGATGCAGAAGTAAGCGCGATTTTAGAAAAATATCTGAATCAAGTAGGACCAAAGCTAAATGAAGTTATTGGACAAGCCGCAACTGAATTAACAGGTGGCTATGCAGCTAAAGGTGAAATTGGTGATAATGCACTTGGAAATTTAATTGCAGACGGTATGGCATACTCAATGAATAGTGATTTCGCTTTAATGAACGGTGGCGGAATCCGTGATGACCTTAATTCAGGTGACATCACATGGAATGAGTTATTTAATATCCAACCTTTCGGAAATACACTGGTAAAACTTGAAGTAACCGGTGATGATTTAAGGCAAATTATTAATTCTCAATTTAGCAGTTACGGGCCTGATGTTAGCATTAGTGGATTCCGCTATACATGGGACAGCTCCTTAGGGAAATATGGACAGGTTGTTGATTTATTTTTACCTAATGGAGAAAGGATCAATCCTGATGAAACTTACACTGTAACAGTAAATAACTATATGTACCCACACACTAATGACAAATATTTGCTAGCTGCGTTAGGTGAAAATCCAGTACAAGGTCCAGAAGATTTACAAGCAACAGTTGACTTTGTAAAGAGCTTTAATGGCCAGCCTATTTCCTATGCTGCAGAAGGTCGTATTTCTGAAGTTGTTGCACCAACTGACACAACAGCTCCAGTAACAGAAATACAAATTCCAGAAGCAAACTTTACAGACGGTTCTTTCTTAGAAGAGGTTACAGTTGAATTATCTGCTACTGATTCGGAATCTGAAGTTAAATCGATTGAATATAACCTTGATGATTCTGAGTGGGTTCCATATGTTGAAGCAATTACACTTGAAGCTGGTGAACATAAGCTTTCATACCGTTCAATAGACAGCGCAGACAATGTTGAAGAAACAAAAGTAACAGAAATACTAGTTCAAGCTGCAACAATTGATCATACGAAAAAGCTGGTTCAGGCTTCTGATGCGAAGAAAGGTGTTAAAGTTTCAATTCTAGCACAACTAGAAATTGCCGAACGTAACTTAGAAAGAAAAAGAGAAAACAAATTTAGTTTCTTGTCTTGGTTATTTGATTATCAAGCATATGATGCTTTAAAACGATTAAATGATCGAATCGAGAACTATCCAGATAAGTTAATGAGTGAAGATGATCGAAAAGATATTACAACAATGCTTACTTACATTGTTGAGCATAAGGCAGAATAA
- a CDS encoding DnaD domain protein gives MAKYRMVRTEFWMNTMDFEEMTWEEMYFQLYLLTNPHTTQIGIYKITKRQIAFEMRISIDKVHSLLERFIHQYKLISYNSETTEVAIKYWGKYNLHKGGKPIMDCIYSELKEVIDTSLISYVSESIPKEEIRRLYESFCREDNDHDINRKNLGIGDKVNDTFTSRDTIRGQKEKENKKENKKQQHNAYVPKDTSYKAIDMQEIIEFWDRNGFGYSNANGKNELLSWLEHSGYLYPKDWVIKAMAIASSNNKRKLSYVVGVLKNWENEDFLRVEEMNSCQEKHKTLHKQTDFFLTKRAFPKEFVFDITAGEE, from the coding sequence ATGGCAAAATATCGAATGGTACGTACTGAATTTTGGATGAATACAATGGATTTTGAGGAGATGACTTGGGAGGAGATGTATTTTCAGCTTTATTTACTAACAAATCCACATACGACTCAAATTGGAATCTATAAAATTACGAAAAGGCAAATTGCTTTTGAAATGCGTATTTCAATTGACAAAGTACATTCATTATTGGAAAGATTTATTCATCAATACAAGTTAATAAGCTATAACTCAGAAACGACAGAAGTCGCGATAAAGTACTGGGGGAAATATAATTTACATAAAGGTGGTAAGCCGATCATGGATTGTATTTATTCTGAGTTAAAAGAGGTAATAGACACTTCGCTTATTTCTTACGTATCAGAAAGCATTCCAAAAGAGGAAATTCGCAGATTATATGAATCATTTTGTAGGGAAGACAATGACCATGATATAAATCGTAAAAACCTCGGCATAGGCGACAAAGTTAACGATACGTTCACGAGTCGTGATACGATTCGTGGACAAAAAGAAAAAGAAAATAAAAAAGAAAATAAAAAACAACAACATAATGCTTATGTCCCAAAGGATACTTCATACAAAGCTATTGATATGCAAGAAATTATTGAGTTTTGGGACCGTAACGGATTTGGTTATTCCAACGCAAATGGTAAAAATGAATTATTATCTTGGCTAGAGCATTCAGGCTATTTGTATCCTAAAGACTGGGTAATAAAGGCTATGGCTATAGCTTCTTCAAACAATAAGCGAAAGCTAAGCTATGTTGTTGGAGTTCTAAAAAACTGGGAAAATGAAGACTTTCTAAGGGTTGAGGAAATGAATAGCTGTCAGGAAAAGCACAAAACTTTACATAAGCAAACAGATTTTTTTCTTACTAAAAGGGCATTTCCTAAGGAATTTGTATTTGATATAACAGCAGGTGAAGAGTAA
- a CDS encoding DUF2642 domain-containing protein, with translation MSENHSHDKVPYIQNPIDQPGYVHHQPAAHSPIYPITGIPQPTNYSTNLDPVFVQHISRHQGQKIALVTTAGRVEGEVAGVAVDHVQINLDDRALHIRLSQVIWFEGPLASYRENNE, from the coding sequence ATGTCCGAAAATCATTCACACGATAAAGTGCCATATATTCAAAACCCTATTGATCAACCTGGATATGTTCATCATCAACCAGCAGCTCATTCGCCTATTTATCCGATAACCGGTATTCCTCAACCAACTAATTATTCCACGAACTTAGACCCAGTTTTTGTTCAGCACATTAGTAGACATCAAGGTCAAAAAATTGCTTTAGTAACAACGGCTGGTCGGGTGGAAGGTGAAGTGGCTGGAGTGGCAGTGGATCATGTTCAAATTAATTTAGATGATCGCGCATTACATATTCGGCTTTCACAGGTGATTTGGTTCGAGGGTCCATTAGCTTCTTATAGAGAGAACAACGAATAG
- a CDS encoding bifunctional diguanylate cyclase/phosphodiesterase encodes MFYLPKSDNVYLLEGEYSSLIVLLSIVIACLAAYTALSMNERIQQNSFFNRNVWLTLASFAMGLGIWSMHFIGMSALKLPVSMEYDLVTTIISIFPAGFASYLAFYIANKKTKSQWSYIISGIIMGLGISSMHYVGMSAMKMEAQYIYRPWIFTASIVVAIVVSYVALFIFSTMQRLIKNQIVKIITSIIMGLAVASMHYTGMSAVIFYTDVSIPSSHMHQMDFTLLIVCITVGITITFAFSGLSSLLDRYVEYRLNYFDALTILPNRRQFEKKLNSSISKGSLAIIHLHGLEKWNSGYGYSFGDRIIRDVSETIIGLKPEMAELYRIEGNRFAILTVTQSYKDFKASMEKVTSSLMNPVVIDNQQLVVEVVCSLSTCSDENESKQLFANAMAVLQHSSLEYKHQVIEYDPSIHKYSFEKGIIQDIEKAMEEDELYIVYQPKVGSEKESLGAEALLRWNHPVHGFISPGLFIPLLEENGKIIDVTDWIIEKVCEQMSHWVSEGYPIKGVSINIPGQYITSQRLMDVLKDSVAKYGIDSHQLELEITETSVINNIENAIISIGEFRKFGFNIALDDFGTGLSSLSYLKRLPITTVKIDKSFVDGVPESEKDSAIIKAIIVLCHSLNMKVVIEGVETEEQIAFLTCMPEKPGIQGYYYSPPLKKDDFVKWIEDFNQIEKVVN; translated from the coding sequence ATGTTTTATTTACCTAAGTCAGACAACGTGTATTTACTTGAAGGGGAATATTCATCATTAATTGTTCTTTTATCTATTGTGATTGCATGTCTAGCAGCTTATACTGCACTTTCTATGAATGAGAGAATTCAACAAAATAGTTTTTTTAACAGAAATGTGTGGCTTACTTTGGCATCTTTTGCAATGGGGTTAGGTATTTGGTCTATGCATTTTATAGGGATGAGTGCACTAAAACTTCCTGTTTCAATGGAATATGATCTTGTCACAACGATTATTTCTATTTTTCCTGCTGGCTTTGCATCATACCTTGCGTTTTACATTGCCAATAAGAAAACTAAGAGTCAATGGTCTTACATCATTTCAGGTATTATTATGGGGCTGGGTATTTCCTCCATGCATTATGTGGGAATGTCTGCAATGAAAATGGAAGCTCAATACATTTACAGACCGTGGATTTTTACTGCGTCAATAGTAGTAGCTATCGTAGTATCTTACGTGGCACTTTTTATTTTCTCAACGATGCAAAGACTGATTAAGAATCAGATCGTTAAGATTATAACGTCTATTATAATGGGACTAGCAGTGGCAAGCATGCACTATACAGGTATGTCTGCAGTAATCTTTTATACGGATGTTTCAATACCTTCGTCTCATATGCACCAGATGGATTTTACTCTCCTAATTGTTTGTATAACTGTTGGAATTACGATCACCTTTGCCTTTTCTGGACTATCAAGTCTATTGGATCGTTATGTAGAGTATCGACTTAACTATTTTGATGCATTAACAATATTACCAAATAGACGACAGTTTGAAAAAAAATTAAATTCATCCATTTCAAAAGGGAGTTTAGCTATTATCCATCTTCATGGGCTAGAAAAATGGAATAGTGGTTACGGGTATTCTTTTGGAGACAGAATTATAAGAGATGTTAGTGAGACAATTATTGGATTAAAGCCTGAAATGGCGGAGTTATATCGAATTGAAGGAAATCGCTTTGCTATATTAACAGTAACGCAAAGCTATAAAGATTTTAAGGCAAGTATGGAAAAGGTAACTTCTTCTTTAATGAATCCAGTTGTCATTGATAACCAACAACTTGTTGTCGAGGTAGTTTGCTCGCTTTCAACATGTTCTGATGAAAATGAATCAAAACAACTATTTGCAAATGCAATGGCAGTACTGCAACACTCCTCATTAGAATATAAACATCAGGTAATTGAATATGATCCTTCCATTCATAAATATTCTTTTGAAAAAGGTATCATCCAAGATATTGAAAAAGCAATGGAAGAAGATGAGCTATATATTGTTTATCAGCCAAAGGTAGGATCTGAAAAGGAAAGCTTAGGTGCAGAGGCATTATTACGTTGGAATCATCCTGTTCATGGATTTATATCTCCCGGATTGTTCATACCTTTACTTGAAGAGAATGGGAAAATTATAGATGTAACGGATTGGATTATTGAAAAAGTCTGCGAGCAAATGTCCCATTGGGTATCAGAAGGCTATCCTATTAAAGGAGTTTCTATTAATATTCCAGGACAATATATTACATCTCAACGATTAATGGATGTATTAAAAGATAGTGTTGCTAAGTATGGAATAGACAGTCATCAACTTGAGCTAGAGATTACAGAAACGAGTGTGATCAACAATATAGAAAATGCGATCATTTCGATAGGTGAGTTTCGGAAATTCGGGTTTAATATTGCCCTTGATGATTTTGGAACGGGATTATCGTCATTGTCTTATTTGAAAAGACTGCCAATTACAACAGTGAAAATTGACAAATCGTTTGTAGACGGAGTACCAGAATCTGAGAAGGATTCTGCTATTATAAAGGCGATTATTGTTTTATGTCATAGCTTAAATATGAAGGTGGTTATTGAAGGTGTTGAAACCGAAGAACAAATTGCCTTCTTAACATGTATGCCGGAAAAGCCAGGAATTCAAGGATATTATTATTCACCACCATTAAAAAAAGATGATTTTGTTAAGTGGATAGAAGATTTTAATCAGATAGAAAAAGTAGTGAATTAA
- a CDS encoding STAS domain-containing protein — translation MVGNENINIKGLQFEWDVQKGTFQFEGQEAVLFWISTAMKSFFDTIEEISGAEASSLVFEASGFRQGLVVGEYFEKMKDLSVEEAAKSITSTYASAGWGQIEINDLNYETKTLTAHLKNTWEYKINVAQNKKQEGKFLPAHFAGIFTGLFGTNIWYEVVQQQLDGHEYSIINYYPSEISITQNIHQLARKKESEQIQQLEELVEEKTKELKDLVKQLSSPIIPVLEGIVVVPLIGKYEVDRAEELITNTLNNLPSHKASYLILDLTGLDNDISEQTASLIEKIGSASSLIGSKTILVGINPELSLIISQSGMNFSQFDCFQSLQHGIHFALGQMGRRIL, via the coding sequence ATAGTGGGAAATGAAAACATTAATATAAAGGGACTTCAGTTTGAGTGGGATGTACAAAAAGGGACTTTTCAATTTGAGGGACAAGAAGCCGTTCTTTTTTGGATATCTACAGCTATGAAGTCTTTTTTTGATACAATCGAAGAAATTTCCGGTGCGGAGGCATCGAGCTTAGTTTTTGAGGCATCAGGGTTTCGGCAAGGGTTGGTTGTTGGTGAGTACTTTGAAAAAATGAAAGATTTAAGTGTAGAAGAGGCAGCAAAATCCATTACATCTACGTATGCTTCAGCGGGTTGGGGACAGATTGAAATAAACGATCTTAACTACGAAACGAAAACATTAACAGCTCACCTTAAAAATACGTGGGAATACAAAATTAATGTGGCTCAGAATAAAAAGCAGGAAGGTAAGTTTCTTCCTGCACATTTTGCAGGTATATTCACCGGATTGTTCGGAACAAATATTTGGTATGAAGTTGTCCAACAACAGCTTGATGGTCACGAATACAGTATTATTAACTATTATCCATCAGAAATCAGTATCACACAAAATATCCATCAATTAGCCCGGAAGAAAGAATCGGAACAAATACAGCAACTAGAAGAACTTGTCGAAGAAAAGACAAAAGAACTAAAAGATCTCGTCAAACAGCTTTCTTCTCCGATTATTCCTGTTCTTGAAGGAATTGTGGTCGTACCGTTAATTGGAAAATATGAGGTGGATCGTGCTGAAGAACTGATTACGAATACTTTAAATAATTTACCTTCACACAAAGCTAGTTATCTTATTTTAGATTTAACTGGTCTTGATAACGATATTAGTGAGCAGACAGCAAGCTTAATAGAAAAGATCGGCTCTGCTTCTTCGTTAATTGGTTCTAAAACAATATTAGTTGGAATTAATCCAGAATTAAGCCTGATCATCTCTCAGTCAGGAATGAATTTCTCACAGTTTGATTGCTTTCAATCGTTACAACATGGAATACATTTTGCGCTAGGGCAAATGGGGAGAAGAATTCTATAA
- a CDS encoding YybS family protein, with protein sequence MRSFLSRGIRALFYNKIDDVPTMDHYSQLSKIAMGAIMAALAVIFQSAGIFIGFGYVLSMLATWPMIIAASISFQIGILSYVTTIFLLAIIQPSEVLVFSFTTGLLGISIGYGLRKMKNVFKVMLFAGGTMLLGIIVLISLFQFPILGPSVNSLGLGMLGSLFLFSLLYSWIWIKVSLIGMKVLQKAMPERKPSVYDREG encoded by the coding sequence ATGAGATCATTTCTAAGTAGGGGAATACGGGCACTATTTTACAATAAAATAGATGATGTACCAACAATGGACCATTATTCACAACTTAGCAAAATAGCAATGGGAGCTATAATGGCAGCTTTGGCAGTTATTTTTCAATCTGCTGGTATATTTATTGGATTCGGATACGTGTTGAGTATGTTAGCTACATGGCCAATGATTATCGCTGCATCGATCTCATTTCAAATAGGGATCTTATCCTATGTAACCACGATTTTTCTGCTTGCGATTATTCAACCGAGTGAGGTATTAGTGTTTTCATTTACAACAGGTCTGTTAGGAATAAGTATAGGATACGGATTAAGAAAAATGAAAAATGTATTTAAAGTCATGCTTTTTGCTGGCGGTACAATGTTACTTGGAATTATTGTCTTAATTTCTTTATTTCAATTTCCAATCTTGGGTCCATCGGTAAATTCATTAGGGTTAGGAATGTTAGGCAGTTTATTCTTATTTTCATTATTGTATAGTTGGATATGGATTAAAGTTAGTCTGATTGGAATGAAGGTTTTACAGAAAGCAATGCCTGAAAGAAAACCATCTGTTTATGATCGCGAAGGTTGA
- a CDS encoding PQQ-dependent sugar dehydrogenase, translating to MGFADDGTLYILEGGSTWPTRPALPPRILSLTPSGELDVFAVETLGGPRGVTYHEGYIYVTCKGGYLARVVRYDVKTKKREVLIEKIPSGGWHEPGGPVFSPKDGLMYFANGSVSQNGVCLPAGFTVDLAKHPEAHDIPGDDITLTGHNVTSRNPLMPFPFLTETGAFKPFGTPAKKGEKIKGELWCSTGLWRAKPDGSEPELLAWGLRNPYGLAFNDEGELYASDNCLEEKGERAIAGDPDRIWHIRNAMTSHGSVKKPDWYGFPDMRADGVPVWDEKCKPAKGKAAEQLIENPPEWAGPPVYLEKPHSAMTKMDFSRSDDFGYRGELFVTEWGTYAPLNSPHEKDLNNGFQVVRVDVKTGTSEVFMKNKQLGAASAHQSGGIERPVDCKFHPDGRDYIF from the coding sequence ATGGGATTTGCAGATGATGGAACCCTTTATATTTTAGAAGGTGGAAGTACTTGGCCAACACGTCCAGCGTTACCACCTAGAATTCTTAGTTTAACACCCTCTGGAGAGCTAGATGTATTTGCTGTAGAAACATTAGGTGGACCAAGAGGAGTTACCTATCACGAAGGTTATATCTATGTAACATGTAAAGGTGGATATCTTGCTAGAGTGGTCCGTTATGATGTGAAAACAAAGAAAAGAGAAGTGTTAATTGAAAAAATACCTAGTGGTGGTTGGCATGAACCAGGTGGTCCTGTATTTAGTCCTAAGGACGGTTTAATGTACTTTGCCAATGGCTCTGTTTCACAAAATGGTGTATGTTTACCGGCTGGTTTTACAGTGGACCTAGCAAAGCATCCAGAGGCTCATGATATACCTGGGGATGACATTACTCTTACTGGTCATAATGTAACGTCTAGAAATCCACTCATGCCATTTCCCTTTTTAACAGAAACGGGAGCGTTTAAACCGTTTGGAACACCTGCAAAGAAGGGTGAAAAAATTAAGGGAGAACTTTGGTGTTCAACCGGACTTTGGCGAGCTAAGCCAGATGGAAGCGAGCCTGAATTATTAGCATGGGGACTAAGGAATCCTTATGGCTTAGCATTTAATGATGAGGGAGAGCTGTACGCATCTGATAACTGTTTAGAGGAAAAAGGAGAAAGAGCTATTGCAGGTGATCCTGATCGGATTTGGCATATTCGCAATGCTATGACCTCTCATGGATCTGTAAAAAAGCCTGATTGGTATGGATTCCCTGATATGAGAGCAGATGGAGTTCCTGTATGGGATGAAAAATGTAAACCTGCGAAGGGGAAAGCTGCAGAGCAATTAATCGAAAATCCGCCTGAATGGGCTGGCCCTCCTGTTTATCTTGAGAAACCTCATTCCGCTATGACAAAGATGGACTTTAGCCGTTCAGATGATTTTGGGTATCGTGGAGAACTATTTGTAACTGAATGGGGTACATATGCACCGTTAAATTCACCGCATGAGAAAGATCTTAACAACGGTTTTCAAGTTGTAAGGGTTGATGTTAAGACGGGAACATCAGAAGTGTTTATGAAAAATAAGCAACTTGGCGCAGCATCCGCACATCAATCAGGTGGAATAGAGCGACCAGTTGATTGTAAATTTCATCCGGACGGAAGAGATTATATATTTTAG
- a CDS encoding YqcI/YcgG family protein, whose translation MELFEKESLNIDDLQVWKKDALEKFEAKMVDKEQRFPCIPATQGHSLNHLRYGFVGDPREVSSAEELANLLSAYTPQSKNYGKYTSLIIFYETPADLSKTSVEEFEQMFWKQLSWASEFDSIEWPENIPVDPHDSAWEFCFQGEKYFMYCATPAHQNRQSRYFPYFMLAITPRWVLEKFNSSPSLAQKIKSNIRERITHYDSISIHPDLNSYGEEDNFEWKQYYLHDDDSALSKCPFHRMLNTMKREE comes from the coding sequence ATGGAACTATTTGAAAAAGAATCACTAAATATAGATGATCTACAGGTTTGGAAAAAAGATGCTTTGGAAAAGTTTGAGGCTAAAATGGTGGATAAAGAGCAAAGGTTCCCGTGTATACCGGCAACTCAAGGTCATTCATTAAATCATTTACGATACGGCTTTGTAGGGGATCCTAGAGAAGTTTCATCTGCTGAAGAACTTGCTAACTTACTTTCCGCTTATACACCACAATCAAAAAACTATGGAAAATATACATCTCTTATTATCTTTTATGAAACACCAGCCGATTTATCCAAGACTAGTGTTGAAGAATTTGAACAAATGTTTTGGAAGCAATTAAGTTGGGCAAGTGAGTTTGATTCCATTGAATGGCCGGAAAATATTCCTGTTGATCCACATGATTCTGCATGGGAATTTTGTTTTCAAGGTGAAAAATACTTTATGTATTGCGCTACTCCAGCCCATCAAAATCGCCAAAGTCGATATTTCCCATATTTTATGCTTGCAATTACGCCAAGGTGGGTACTTGAGAAATTTAATTCTTCCCCTTCGCTGGCACAAAAAATAAAATCTAATATTAGAGAAAGAATTACACATTACGATTCTATTTCCATCCACCCTGATTTAAACAGCTATGGTGAAGAAGATAATTTTGAATGGAAGCAGTATTATCTCCATGATGATGATTCAGCTTTATCCAAATGCCCTTTTCACCGAATGCTTAATACTATGAAGAGGGAAGAATAG